From Epinephelus fuscoguttatus linkage group LG17, E.fuscoguttatus.final_Chr_v1:
TAAGCACGTGCACAACCACAATAGAaagccatcatcagtggagCCCCGATACctcgattcaccatggcaaccggaGAGAAAAAGGGATCAacttattttacacctgtgGAATTGGAGGCACTCATGAATGCCTACAGCATATAGGAGCatttatttcataaaaaaaaaagtaacaccaCTAAAGCTGCCAAGAAGAGAGAGGCGGCATGTGAAATTTAGCAAGCAGAATCCTCTTTGACAGgatgttggtggcttagtggatagagcaggtgtccCATATATGTGGCttttgccgcagcagcccgaaTTCAACTCCGGCCTCTGgcaccttgctgcatgtcactccctttgtctctctcctcctttcacacttaactgtcctgtcaatttaaggcaaaatgcccccccccccaaaaaaaaatatttaaaaagaatcCTTGCTAATTTCCGCAGCTATTTTAAGCACATATAGATGGTTGATGActtatttgaaatttgaatccTTTAAAAACTATCATACCCAAGAAACCCCCGCCCAAcccaacccccccaccccaccccttcGCCACCCAGCAAAAATCTCACTCTGTACTGACATCAAAACTTGAGAGCCCTGccattaatttacatttaaccACACTTAATTAAAAGTGCATACAGGTGAAAAAGTGGTGGAGTGGTTttgaataaaaaatgatttttcatGTAGATGCAGTCTCACaggggaaaaacacacatgaaagcagcttaaaatgaaatataaaaacatcattcaaaCAGGTAAGGCATATTTTACTTGGCCATGATTGTAcctttctttagttttattcatatttggTTTATTAAACAAAGTAGCTTAAATAACCTGTCATTCAGTGGCTATTTCATTTTGTACTGTAGGCCACCAATATATAAAAAGCTACTGTTCTGTGGTGGCAAAACAGTTATTTAATGAATGAAATTATTTACCAGAATTTTCCATCACAGTTCATAAAAAATGTAGCGCGATGCACAACATTTGCTCTGATGAGAGCGCACGTCCTTGGTGTGTCAGATATGTGTGGCCAGTAAATGATTGAGCTAATGAAAAAACGGTACCGTTCAAGCAGATATTCATTGGGGAATGACAGTACATCTAAACAGGGTCTGAAAATCCGCTTCCGGCATCAAGCATTGTGAATTAATTCTGCCTCGATATCGATGGAATttcctacatacagacagcccATGTCTGTCTGACAGCTTGCTTCAGTCTCGGCAGTAGGGAGAAGACAGGGTGAACTCAGGGTTTCTTATagaaaacctgccagcgagcaggttaggttcacagagtcagttgccatggtgattgactcagagtttgacttacctctctttctggaactgaaaacccagagtttccctcatttcagggttaacatactcagagttttccctaaacccgctttctggaataccccccaggagggaaaaacacacccacaaacacaactgCACTTTGCCCCTGCCTGGCATGTTACAGTTGTGAaggttttgcatctctgtttGGTTGTGTTGCATCTCTTCGCAttggttttgcatctctctgtggttgtttggtgtctctttgaggtgGTTTTTATCTCTTCGTGGttgattttcatgtttttttggttGTGTAATAACACTGtatggttgttttgcatctctttgtggttattatGCCTGTCTTTGTGaaggttttgcatctctttttggttgttttgtgtctctttgtggtggttttggaTCTCTTTATGGTAGTTCTGCATCTCAGTGGATTTTCTGcatctctttttggttgttttcattataggtttgttttgcatctctttgtggttgttttatattatttggGGTTGTGTTGTatgtctttctgtttgttttgcatcCCTTTCTTATCAAATTGTTTCTCTTTATGGCTGTTTGtatgtctttgtggttgttttgtatctcattgtggttgttttgtgtctctttgtggatttttgtgtcttgttgtaGTTATATCCAGAATTGAATTCAAAATCCTTCTGTTAActtacaaagctttaaatggtcagtctccgtcatatcttagagagctcatagtgctcTATTATTATTCTGTCCTTGTCTCCTTGAAACTTTAGAGGACTTGTGAATTGAGGCTCTGGATCTTGTCACCACCGATCCATTTTCTACACTGTGGTTACTCTTTGAACGAGTCTGAAGGTTTAAGCAGCTGTGCCGATCACAGAGTTATTTTGCTGTCTTTTTCCGCTGTGTAAATGTCATTTTACTATTCTGTCCTTGTTGATACGTCACTTTGTATGTCTTGACAGATAGCGAACAAAAGACTCAGTAGAGGAGTTCTGAGAGGTTCTTCGCCGTGACCTTATGCATCTTGCCATCAGAGCTGGGAATGGCCTTTACTACCAGCCCAAGAGGCCACTCATTACGTTTTGCTTGAACGTCCTTTATCAAAACGACATCACCATCCTGGAGGTTAGGCTGCTCCTTGGTCCACTTTCTCCGGGGCTGAAGAGTTGTCAGATACTTCTGCTTCCACCTTTTCCGGAAGGAGTTTGCCAAGCTCTGGACCGGACGCCACTGTCCCTTACACAGGTAATCCAGTTCAAAGTCCCCTGGGGGAGTGGGAGTGACACTCGCCTTCTGGGTCAGGAGAGTAGCAGGCGAGAGCATCTCAGGAATCTCTGCATCATGTGAGATTGGAACCAGAGGTCTGGCGTTCATGATGGCCATGACCTCGGCCATTAAGGTCGTTAGAACTTCATGGGTCAGTGTAGTAGCATTTTTCAGCAGCAGACCGTCCAGGACCCGTCGAGCCACCCCAATCAATCTTTCCCATGCTCCCCCCATGTGCGAGGAATGGGGTGCATTAAAGGTCCATTTACAGCCCTGGTCCTGCAGGTAGTCCTTGATCTCAAGGTCATCTGTGTTAATCTGAAGCTCTCTACAAGCCCCGATAAAGTTTGTGCCTCTGTCTGACCTGAGATGTCTGACAGGTCGACGTATTGACAGGAAGCACCTCAAGGCATTAATGAAACTTGAGGTCATCATGGATTCAATAACTTCCAAATGGACAGCTCTGGTACTGAGACACGTGAAAATGACTGCCCACCTTTTGCTCTCAGCAGCACCTTCTCTTGTGCGATGGGCTATCACACTCCATGGACCGAAGACATCAAGTCTTACATGTGTGAAAGGCGGGTCCATGGCCACCCTGTCAGCAGGTAGATCAGACATCTTTTGAAGCTCAGTCTTGCGCCTCAACTTCCTACAGatgacacatttaaacaatATGCTGGAGATGAGCCTCTTCCCTCCTACTATCCAGACACCAGCGGTACGTAGTGCACCCTCTGTAAAGTGGCGACCTTGGTGGACTACTTTATCATGATAGTATCACACTATGAGAGTGGCTATATGATGACCAGCTGGTAAGATTAGCGGATGTTTTTCTTGGCCTTCTAACTCCGCTTTGTGGATGCGACCTCCCACTCTAAGTAGTCCCTCTCAGTCAAGGAAGGGGTCCAACTTTACAAGAGGGCTGTGGCGGTGAACGAGCTCTTCCTTGTACACATCACCCTGCACCGCCTTGAAGATGGTAGTCTTTGCCTGAGAGAGTTCTGTGGTGTTTGACTGATTGCATTGATGCCATCCCTTGCACTTATCAGTATGATTCTCACTAGAGAATGCCTTGGCCACATGAACGAGTGTTGCCATACCTCTTAGTAGAGCCTTCCATGTAGAGAAGTGCTCAAACCTTTGTGATCCAAGAGACTGCTCTGTGACCATGGTTGCAAGAGAGGTAACTTGAGGTTGAATCTCTTTATCTGTCACTGGTTGCACAAGCTCAAATGATTCAGTCTCATCAGCTTGATCTGTGTCTGTTTGGTTGAGAAATGGTGGATCACAGAACCAACTGGAGAAAGCTAGATGAGCTGCCGGAATCAGCCTGGTTCCATGGTCTGCAGGGTTCTCCTCGGTGCTCACATAATGCCACTGTATTGGTTCAGTGGAGCTTCTTACATGAGTTATTCTGTTAGCTACATAGGTGTAGAACCTCCTTGAACTGTTGTGGATGTCGCCAAGAACAATGCGACTGTCTGTGAAGAACCTGACTGCATGCAACTCCAGATCTATCTTGGACTGGATTAGTTCGGCCAACTCGACAGCCAAGACTGCAGCACACAGTTCCAGGCGTGGTATGGTGTGCACTGGGTAAGGAGCCAGCTTCGATTTGCCCATCACAAAACCTACATGTCATTTCCCATCCAAGTCCAGGACACGCAGATAGGCTACAGCAGCTATTGCCATGGTAGAAGCATCTGAGAACACACATAGTTCTGTCCATTTACAACACGATATGGAGACTGGAATATATGCTCTCTGAATATGAACTCTTTCCAGCTCGGTTAAGGAGTCCGCCCATGCCTTCCACTGTGCTTCTTTCTCTGGTGGGAGGGCTGCATCCCACTCATACTGTTCTGATGAAAAGTCTCTCACTAAGGCGTTGCCTTGCACTGTGATGGGAGTAGCGAATCCAAGGGGATCACATAAACTGTTAACAGTGGACAGTGTGCCTCGCCGAGTGAATGGTTTAACATCTTGTGAGACTCTGAAGGTGAAACTGTCACTATGGAGTTCCCAACTTAAGCCCAAACTTCGTTGGAGAGGCAAGAGGTCTGCTCCTAAATCCAAATCCTTTAAGTCACTTGCTCGTTCTTCGAGAGGAAAGGCCTCCATGACCTCTGCACTATTCGAAGCTATCTTATGAATCCTCAAGTTGGACTCAGCCAGTAGGTGCCTAGAGCGCTGGAGGAGATCAACTGCTTCCACTTCGTTTGACACTGAGGTAAGTCCATCATCAACATAAAAATTCCTGAAGATGAACTCCTTTTTATCTGTGCCGTATTTGGTTTCGCCAAGCTCTGCAGCTTTCCTTGGCCCATATGTGGCTACCGCTGGCGATGGGCTATTACCGAACACGTGCACAGTCATCCAGTAGTCAACAATCTCCTTATCTGGGTCATTATCTCGGTACCACAGAAACCGGAGGAAGTTGCGATGATCCTCTCTGACCTTGAAACAATAGAACATTTGTTCTACATCGGTCGTGATGGCTATCTGCTCCCTTCTGAACCTCAGTAGAACTCCAGTGAGAGTGTTGTTGAGGTTGGGTCCACGGAGGAGCACGTTGTTCAATGATCTTCTTTTATATTGAGCGCTGCAATCAAAAACCACCCTTATTTTTCCCGTTTTTTGAGGGTGGTATGCACCAAACATAGGTAAATACCAGCACTCTTGCCCTTGGTTCAGTTGTGGAGCTAACTCTGCCTGATGGTTGTCAATAACTTTCTGCATAAAGTCAAAGAAGTGCTCCTTCATATCTGGTCTCCTTCTGAATGCGCGCTGGAGAGAAGAAAGATGCTGGGAGGCATGCCCTCTGTTATTAGGAAGGAGCTTGCGAGGTGAGCGAAAAGGAAGTGGTGCCACCCAATGATTTTCATCATCCATATACACCTCATTTTCCATAATCCGAAGAAAGTCACTGTCATCCACCGACAGGGCTGGTTTATCATCATCAGGTGTTTTTTGAAACACACTTTCTTCTAGACGATCTGTGCTGAGGAAGATCTCTGGGTTTTGAGATGGGGTTGGAAGATAATGCTGGGTTGGACCATTTAACCTCTCCTTTGCGTGGATACTGTTAGTGCATGGCTTAAGAAAAGAGGTGCGTCCATTCTGAAGGACATGGGTTTTGTAGACGTTGACATCCTCTGACTTGTGAGCTCCACCCGAGCATATCTCTCCTACTATGACCCAGCCTAAATCAAGGCGCTGGGCATAAGGTAAGTTGTGAGGCCCATTGCGCTGCTCACGCACTTTATGTAAGCTCAGAATATCCCTGCCTAGCAGGAGGAGAATAGGCGCACTGGTGTCTAGGGGAGGAATCTGGTTGGCCACCGAGCTGAGGTGTGGGAAATATTGAGTGATCTCCGGAGTTGGGATCTCTGATCTGTCGTCAGGCAGGTTATTACATTCTAGCAGAGTGGGAAGGGCTGCCTTTGTTTTCCCATCAAGTGACTCCACGATAATGTTACTTGCTTTCCTCCCTGTTGTCTCTATTATGCCTGAGCATGTACTTAGAGTGTAGGGAGATGTTCTGCCTTTGATGCCAAACAGATCGAAGAATTGTGATTTTGCTAGAGACCGGTTGTTTTGGTCGTCTAGTACTGTGTACACTTTGCGTGACATGCCTGGGGAGTCAGCAGGGTAGACATTTACCAAGCAGATTTTTGAGCAGGATCTGGGTTTGGGAGCACCATTGCAGATTTCCGTACACATGTAAGTGACTTCATGTGGTGCTTGTTCTTCAGTCTCCCCGCTTTGCTCGTTCTCAGCTGCAGGCTCACCAAGTGACCAAGGAGCCGGACCTGGATGCATAGCTGAAGTGTGTTTGTCACTCTCACACTCCTTGCATTTAAGTTTTGCCCTGTAATCTTTGGCAACATGCTTGGTGGTTGCACAACATGGAAAGCATATGGATTTCTCCTTCATGAATGTTTTCCTCTCATCAAGGTGTCTTCCTCGGAATCCACGACATTTTGATAGTGGATGAGGTTTGTTGTGTATAGGACATTGTTTATCTGGTTCATCCTTTTCGACAGCTAAGCTGGTCTGTGAGGCAGTAGCAGTGGCAGATACTTCAGTTTTCCTAATTGACACAGCTGTCTTGGGGGGCTGTTTTGGTGACCTTTCCATCCTGGTGTGGCTTGGGGTGGTCAAAAGATTGAATGTGAAATTGGGGTCGTTTCTAGTCTTAGCCTGAGCGCATACAAATCTGACAAAAAAGCTGAATGGTGGATAGGAGACATGATAATCCTCTTTATATTTGGATCCTTGTACAATCCAGCGCTCTCGTAGGCTGAAAGGAAGTTTTTTGACTTTGGGATTAACACCTCTTGCTGTGTCCAGATATGCCAGACCAGCCAAGTATCCCCCCGATTTAGCAGCATCTATCTCCAGCAACAAATCACCTAATTCTCTGAGCTGGCATGTGTCTTTGTTTGAGATGCATGGAAAGGTCTCTAGCCGTTTCAGTAGGGCATGTTCGATCACCTCCGGGCTTCCGTAACATTCCTCCAAGTGCTGCCATATCATAAACACACCTGCTGTGGGTTATGAACGTGCACTGACCTTATCCACCTTGCCTGTGCTGCTGACTCTGGCCCGAGCCATTTGACCAGGAGGTCGAGCTCTTCCTGGTCAGACAAGTTCAGCTCCCTTATGACTGCTTGGAAAGATGATTTCCATGCCCAGTAATTTTCTGGGTGGTCATCAAAGGCAAGGCATCCTGAACTcaccattttctttcttttgagaTACTGGGCTAGGTCAGGGGTATGAGGAGTTGGATGTGGATATTCTTTAGGAAAGACAGGGTAAGATGTATATTGTGTGCCCTGCTCAGATTTGGGCTCAGCTGCACACTCAAGTGGTTGAAATACTGGGttcactgtgctgctgcaaGTTGGCGGGGGCTGTTGGGTGAGCAGTTGGCTGCTGCACTGTAACATCTTCAAGCAGCTGTTGAGCATGTTGTGGCGATGAATGCCTCTCCACGTACTCAGTGGTACATGTTGCTGGATCTTCAAGAGTCAAATCCCGTAACTCACTAAAACATCCCTCATCCAAAtctgacactgctgcttcaAATATTGCTGCCTCTTTAAATGCTGCCTCAGCttctttttgttgctttaataCATGAAGGTTTGCCTCTAATTCTGCCTTTTGCCTTTCTGCTTCAGCTGAATCCCTCTGCTGCCGTGCCTCTATCATAGCTTTCTCTTTCATCATGGCTGCCTCCTTTTCTGCATAGGACACCTTTAATTTTGCTGCTTCAGCCTGAGTTCTAGCCTTTGTCGCTGCAGCGCTGGCAGATGACCTGCTTGAAACTTTAGAGGACTTGTGACTTGAGGCTCTGGATCTTGTCACCATCAGTCCATTTTCTACACTGTGGTTACTCTTTGAACGAATCTGAAGGTTTAAGCAGCTGTGCCAATCACAGAGTTATTTTGCTGTCTTTTTCCGCTGTGTAAATGTCATTTTACTATTCTGTCCTTGTCGATACGTCACTTTGTATGTCTTGACAGATAGCAAACAAAAGACTCAGTAGACTGAACTCCAAGTTGAGTGTAATGTACTTAatcttgttttttgtaaaactgCAATACAAACACAATGGTACAATAACATGTTACATAAGTACAATACAATACGAGCAACAATTCTGAAATGTTTTCGAAACACATACTGTAACTTATGAAAAGGTAAGTAACTTAGTGATAAGGCATACTTACTGACAGATCTACTCCAAAGATAAACAGAAACTCTGTGGTGCTGCACTGTGCCTGCCTGTGTGCTTCGCTTGGCTGTACTGTGTAGACTGAAATCAAAATCataatcatacacacacactatatactcatacatacacacatatacatgtatgtatatatatatatatatatatatatagatatagatatagatatatacatacatacacacacgcacacacatatgtacGTCCTCAATGTAATACATCTAACTGTGTATAGACAATAAGCACATGAATATATAGGATCACAGGTGATACAAACACTTCGGGCtcatatgtaaatatataaaaatagatCTACTATAGTACTCAGTATATAAACccatatatttacatatatacatacaattacccatataaacatataaacaccCTATACACCCAccccatagacatatatatatatatatatatctatatatacacacacgcacagacattCATATGCAtccatacacatacacatacacatacatacaaatatacatATGCACACGCATgtctacacacatacacatacacacccacatacccatatatacatatatatacttaTACTCATATGCCCACATGCATATTCACACATACTAACCAGTTATTCCAGAGTTAACAAAGCCCCTCCACATTCTTGTACCTTTCAAAGATGTcttctttatatttctttttaaactgtattatgTTTCGACTTTTCTTTAGTTCCTCACTCATCCTGTTCCATAGTTTCACTCCATGTACTGAAATGCAAAAACTCCTCATTGTAGTGTGAATACTTATAGTTTTTAAGTTCAGCGGACCCCTGAGATTATAACCCCCCTCtatttcaaaaaacattttgtgtatttctgtatGTGACCCGGTAGTAAATTGTTCCTAACTTTGTACATCAtttgtgctgttttgttttctactaGATCGTGAAATTTCAAAGTTCTAGACTGTAAGAATAATTGGTTAGTGTGGTCGTGATAGCCGGCATTGTGGATTATTCTCATGGCTCTTTTTTGAAGTAAACATAATGGCTGAAGTGAACTCTTGTATGTGTTTCCCCAAATCTccaaacagtaatttaagtaTGGTATAATCAGTGAGTTATAGAGAATAAAAAGCGATGCATGGTTGAGAATGTGTTTTGCTTCGGCCAAGACAGAAATACTTCTAGACAGTTTAGTTTGTATATGTTTGATGTGAGGCTTCCAGCAAATCTTGTTGTCTAATATTACACCAAgaaatttatttttgtacactCTTTCTATGTTTACACCCTGTATCTGTACCTGGATTTGGCTACGTGATTTACAGTTTACAATgtcatgtattttgttttactcAAATTTAATGATAGCTTGTTTCTATCAAACCATTTTTgataacactttatattaaggtacACCTATTCACCATTAATTAGTTGCTTATTAGCATGCAAATTAGTAACATATTGGCTCTTAATTAGTCATTATTAAGTACTTATTAATGCCTTATTCTGCATGGCCTTATTATACAACCAGTAAGCCATTAACTAAGAGTTTTCCCTCAATAACCTCAGAATTATTGCTTATTAATAGTAAGTAAGGGAGTTGTTGTATATGAATTACGATCTCAATATGCTTTGCTTAGTATGGACTTTATAAGGTGGTAGTACCCCAAGAATAGTTTTTCTCCCTTACTAACACTTAATGAATATGGTCTGTTCTTACATAACAAAACTCAAAACTACAAGTGTTAATAGTGTCCAAATAACTCTAAATTAAGTCTTTGTTACTTAGAATATGTCCCCCATACAAAAGTGGCATCTTGATCATTACTAATTCACTAGTAGTCGAACACTTATTAACCAACACATGTTGCCTAATCTAAAGTTGCCTCCTTTTCACACTTAGTTAATATATTATAGTACATAACTACTGCAATGAACAAGTGATGGGTTACACCTTTGAAAAAAATGGATCTATCTATAGGTTCCCTCTCATTCAGTGGTAGAATAACAAAGACAGCACAAGTACAAATACCTCCTTTATTAAACCACTGGTTCAGGTTTTCCCAAGGCTGACAACAAATACTGCATGAACTTGCTGTGTAGTTTAACTTGCAGGTAATGGGGTCTGCCTGAAAATTCAAACACTGACAAGTATCGGTGTATATAGGCCTAAACATGTCATACAATATGGTATCAAATGTATAAGCAGGTCATACTGTATGATAATACAGGCACTGAAAATCTGTGTGATCCTTTAACCAAAATCTGCCTGCTTACAAAAAACAgcacaatataaaatacatgAACATGAACTTTATAGCTCTTTATCAGCTAAACTACATTTGTCAAAGCTTAGAACAAATGTACTGAACTGTACAAACATTGCACTTTCACAGCCTAAACTTGCCCTATAACTACTGCATCAGGTGATTTATTTCCCCTGTGCACTAACAAGAATATAACAAAATCTGCACAGGTTAATATTTCACTTTTCCAATACAATACAACATATTTTTAACTGAACAAAGAAGCTCACTTGCATTTTAATACTTGAACAAGGCACTCTTCGAGGTGCGGACCACGGATGGATTGGGGGGCTACATGATGGGGCAGGctatgggacagtggtgtccggtagccctccatgctgccccccggcccatccttatctgctctccaattttaaagcaccacatacacctacattttgggggacagatgggaacaggTTCCAGGTGCCTTATGGCTGCAcgggctgcaggacagcagtgtgctgtagccatcagccttgcccccacctgtctcctttgtccctcaattttaatgcaccacatcacacttatgggcactcacattcacattcacggtGTAGGGTTAATGTTTCTCCGTCAGGGATCGGAGAATCATAGTAAGAGGGGAGGTGGTgggtttacacacactgtagatacgCATGGCATGGCTAGTGGGGCCCGGCCCTCCTGGGCTGAGGGTTGAAGCCAGGGAGCCCATTTACATCATGGTGGTTTGGCTGGATTCCCGGTGTCCGGGGGGTCCCGCGGCCCCGTGGCGGGTGGGCCGGGTGGCGCCCTGGGGCTCTGTGGGTTCCTGCCGGGTTCTGCCTCCTGACCGGCTGTGGTTTTATGGGCCCTCTGCTAGGGGTCCCGATGGGGATTGACTGCTCGTGGCGGTCCGCTCTCGTGTGTTGGTGGGGCCCATCCTGGGGTTCGGGCGGGTGGCCCTTCGCGGTCCCCTGGTTCCCGGCGCGCCGGGGACATATGCCTTGCAGTACCACCGCCTCCTTGCCTCCCTCGTCCGCCCGGGCCTGGGTGGGCTCTCATTACTGTCCGGTCCAGCGTCTGCTGGTGGCCGGCGCCTGGTGCGGGCCCGTCCGGTGCGGTGCTGGTTCTCTCCCCGGGGGCGGTGCCGGGCCCCCGCGCCTGGCCCGGGGGGGTGGTCCCTGGGTGCATCcgtgggtggggggtgggggtgggggcgggcgGGTGGTCGGGGGCGGGTGGTGGTTGGGGGTGGTGGGGGCGGTCCGCGTCGGGCGGTGGGTGGGCgggccctcctgccccgcctgtctggggtgtgtctctggctctctgggggcCTTCGCCGCCCTGGGTCcttgggcctgcgtggtgtcctgctgcctctgcggctccctggtgttggggtctgggcgctcctgcgTTCTTGGGATGCCATACCGCCCcccttcccccgcagggctggccctggaccctggtgatggttttcataaacacattgggagggttcaaatacatgcatgcatgttc
This genomic window contains:
- the LOC125905190 gene encoding uncharacterized protein LOC125905190, whose product is MTSSFINALRCFLSIRRPVRHLRSDRGTNFIGACRELQINTDDLEIKDYLQDQGCKWTFNAPHSSHMGGAWERLIGVARRVLDGLLLKNATTLTHEVLTTLMAEVMAIMNARPLVPISHDAEIPEMLSPATLLTQKASVTPTPPGDFELDYLCKGQWRPVQSLANSFRKRWKQKYLTTLQPRRKWTKEQPNLQDGDVVLIKDVQAKRNEWPLGLVVKAIPSSDGKMHKVTAKNLSELLY